One Bacillus horti genomic region harbors:
- a CDS encoding sugar ABC transporter substrate-binding protein has translation MKRFLLVLSVVILALALGACNNSGGAGGSNGDQLVFGYTSMTQNNPFFQVLEEAIREEVEANGDRLITTNPAMDVSLQINQIEDMIAQGIDAIFLNPVDWEGIRPALVMLEEANIPIINYDTEVKDFDYVTAYVGSDNMNAGRVAGQDLVERFPDGGKIAVLDSPTMNSINDRIAGFMEAIDGHGFEVVAQQDGRGDLETSLGITEDILQAQPDIIAIMGGNDPTGLGALAAVRAANRTDIVIYGVDGSPDAKHAISEGSSFVGTGAQSPISIGKTSVEVAYKIMNDEDFEKNTPVETFLINADNVDEYGTDGWQ, from the coding sequence ATGAAAAGATTTTTGCTTGTATTATCTGTTGTGATACTAGCTCTAGCTTTAGGCGCTTGTAACAATAGTGGAGGAGCAGGTGGGTCTAACGGAGATCAGCTAGTATTTGGCTATACGTCAATGACTCAGAACAATCCATTTTTCCAAGTACTTGAAGAAGCTATTCGAGAAGAGGTTGAGGCTAATGGGGATCGCCTTATAACGACGAATCCAGCGATGGATGTCTCCCTACAAATTAATCAGATTGAAGACATGATTGCACAAGGAATTGATGCTATTTTCTTAAATCCAGTGGATTGGGAAGGGATTAGACCAGCTTTAGTCATGCTTGAAGAAGCTAATATTCCAATCATTAACTACGATACTGAGGTTAAGGATTTCGATTATGTTACCGCTTACGTTGGGTCAGACAACATGAATGCTGGAAGAGTTGCTGGTCAGGATTTAGTTGAGAGATTTCCTGATGGAGGTAAGATCGCTGTCTTAGATAGCCCAACGATGAACTCGATCAATGATAGAATTGCTGGATTTATGGAAGCAATTGATGGTCACGGGTTTGAGGTAGTAGCTCAGCAGGATGGTCGTGGAGACTTAGAAACATCTCTAGGTATTACAGAGGATATTCTTCAGGCGCAGCCGGACATCATTGCGATTATGGGTGGAAATGACCCAACGGGCTTAGGCGCATTAGCTGCTGTACGTGCGGCTAATCGAACAGACATTGTTATTTATGGGGTAGATGGCTCTCCGGACGCTAAGCATGCTATTTCTGAAGGAAGTTCTTTCGTTGGAACAGGGGCTCAATCACCAATTTCGATTGGAAAGACGTCGGTCGAGGTCGCCTATAAAATTATGAATGATGAGGACTTTGAGAAAAATACACCTGTAGAGACATTTTTAATTAATGCTGACAATGTAGATGAGTATGGTACTGATGGCTGGCAATAA
- a CDS encoding sugar ABC transporter ATP-binding protein: protein MSSKLLEMTGVTKRFPGVYALKGANLEVEAGEVHALLGENGAGKSTLIKILGGIYSIDEGKISINGQEVDIQDVKAAQHYGISIIHQEIVLVPYLSIAENIHLGRELLTKAGFVDKQTMYEHAQQLLDDYDLGLSAKTPIRNLTVAQQQMIEIIKAVSFQSRIIIMDEPTSSLSDKEVEFLFKTIRSLKKQGVGIIYISHRMNELFEITDRITVMRDGSYIGTVVTKETTNEKLISMMVGRDLTNYYVRDFSEPGESVLKVDNLTKKGVLENISFELKKGEILGFSGLVGAGRSELMKCIFGLDSFEEGQIIVNGKPVKMNSPNDAIKHRIAYVTENRKEEGLFLIRSVKYNTSIKILDQFIRFFRVNNKYEDQQADKYIKELSIKTPNAEQEVRNLSGGNQQKVLISRWLATNPKVLILDEPTRGVDVGAKAEIYSIMNQLVKEGVSIIMVSSELPEVINMSDRIAVMCKGKIQTILDKDSFNQETIMHYAIGGH from the coding sequence GTGAGCAGTAAGCTGTTAGAAATGACAGGAGTAACTAAGCGTTTCCCTGGAGTTTACGCTTTAAAGGGGGCAAACCTTGAAGTAGAGGCTGGTGAAGTCCACGCCCTTCTTGGAGAGAATGGGGCAGGGAAATCAACTCTGATCAAGATTCTTGGTGGAATCTACAGCATTGATGAAGGAAAGATCTCTATTAACGGTCAAGAGGTCGACATTCAAGACGTAAAAGCAGCTCAGCACTATGGGATTAGTATTATCCACCAGGAAATTGTCCTAGTTCCCTATCTATCCATTGCTGAGAATATTCATTTAGGTCGTGAGCTACTGACAAAGGCAGGATTTGTTGATAAGCAAACAATGTATGAGCACGCTCAGCAGCTGCTAGATGATTATGATTTAGGTCTATCCGCCAAAACGCCAATCCGCAATTTAACCGTCGCCCAGCAGCAAATGATTGAAATCATTAAAGCTGTTTCTTTCCAATCTAGGATTATTATCATGGATGAGCCGACATCTTCTTTAAGTGACAAAGAGGTAGAATTTCTATTTAAGACAATTAGAAGCTTAAAAAAGCAGGGCGTTGGCATCATCTATATCTCTCATCGGATGAATGAATTGTTTGAGATTACCGACCGAATTACGGTTATGCGTGATGGATCCTATATTGGAACGGTGGTCACAAAAGAGACAACAAATGAAAAGCTTATCTCAATGATGGTAGGTCGAGATTTAACCAACTATTATGTTAGAGACTTTTCAGAGCCGGGAGAGAGTGTTCTTAAGGTGGATAATCTAACGAAGAAAGGTGTCCTAGAGAATATTAGCTTCGAGCTGAAAAAGGGAGAAATACTTGGTTTTTCGGGATTAGTAGGGGCAGGTAGATCTGAGCTTATGAAATGTATTTTTGGTCTAGATTCATTCGAAGAAGGACAGATTATCGTTAATGGAAAGCCCGTTAAAATGAACAGCCCCAATGATGCTATTAAGCATAGGATCGCATATGTAACCGAAAACAGGAAGGAAGAGGGATTGTTTCTCATCCGCTCTGTGAAATACAACACGAGTATAAAAATTTTAGACCAGTTTATCCGTTTTTTCCGAGTAAACAACAAATATGAGGATCAACAGGCGGATAAGTACATTAAAGAGCTATCCATTAAAACACCAAACGCTGAACAAGAGGTGCGGAATCTTAGTGGAGGAAATCAGCAGAAGGTCCTCATTTCGAGATGGCTAGCTACGAATCCTAAGGTGCTCATCCTTGATGAACCTACACGTGGTGTAGACGTTGGAGCAAAGGCCGAGATTTATTCCATCATGAATCAGCTAGTAAAAGAAGGAGTTTCTATCATTATGGTTTCATCTGAGCTCCCAGAAGTGATTAACATGAGTGATCGAATTGCCGTCATGTGTAAAGGGAAGATCCAAACCATATTAGATAAAGATAGCTTTAATCAGGAAACCATCATGCATTACGCCATTGGAGGTCATTAA
- a CDS encoding ABC transporter permease → MSSLSKKESPLLNAGYSVKSFIRDNMGILIGLVVLCIVITIINPNFLTSNNLLNVLRQTSTNLYLALAMTMIIILGGIDLSVGSIMAVTGVATTSLIAFFDAPVVVAVAVGLLVGMLFGAVNGYVAATTVIPPFIITLATMNIARGTAYVITDGKPVRVMSDSFNFIGSGYLFGIVPMPVVYLVILLILCYLIMNKTKLGRYMYAVGGNAEAAKFSGINIKKIKFFAYTFSGLMAAVAGIVLASRMFSGQPTAGNAAELDAIAAVVLGGTSMTGGYGRIGGTVIGALIIGVLSNGLNLMGVSSFWQYIVKGFVILVAVYADVIKRRKAIEA, encoded by the coding sequence ATGTCTTCTCTATCAAAGAAAGAAAGTCCACTTTTAAACGCAGGCTATAGTGTGAAGTCCTTTATTCGGGACAATATGGGGATTCTAATAGGGCTTGTTGTTTTATGTATTGTGATTACAATAATTAATCCTAACTTTCTTACATCAAATAATCTATTAAATGTGTTAAGACAAACCTCAACTAACCTTTACCTAGCCTTAGCAATGACTATGATTATTATCCTAGGTGGTATTGATCTTTCAGTTGGCTCCATTATGGCTGTCACAGGTGTTGCAACTACATCTCTAATTGCTTTTTTTGACGCGCCGGTTGTAGTGGCTGTAGCTGTAGGGTTACTTGTAGGGATGCTGTTTGGTGCCGTAAATGGTTATGTAGCTGCCACAACGGTTATTCCACCCTTTATCATAACGCTGGCAACGATGAACATAGCCAGGGGAACCGCCTACGTCATAACGGATGGAAAGCCTGTCCGAGTGATGTCCGATTCTTTTAATTTTATAGGCTCAGGTTACTTGTTTGGTATTGTCCCCATGCCTGTTGTCTATCTCGTCATTCTATTAATCTTATGTTATTTAATTATGAATAAAACAAAGCTCGGTCGATATATGTACGCGGTCGGTGGAAATGCAGAGGCTGCTAAATTCTCTGGAATTAATATTAAGAAGATCAAATTCTTTGCTTATACATTTAGTGGATTAATGGCTGCTGTTGCAGGTATTGTTCTTGCCTCTCGGATGTTCTCTGGTCAGCCTACTGCGGGAAATGCAGCTGAGTTAGATGCGATTGCGGCTGTTGTTCTAGGTGGAACAAGTATGACAGGTGGCTACGGCCGAATCGGGGGAACGGTAATTGGAGCCCTAATTATTGGAGTTCTTAGTAACGGCTTAAATCTAATGGGTGTCAGCTCATTTTGGCAGTATATTGTTAAAGGATTTGTTATTCTAGTGGCTGTCTATGCTGACGTTATTAAAAGAAGGAAAGCTATTGAGGCATAA
- a CDS encoding carbohydrate kinase family protein, with protein sequence MREGIAIAGTVAVDEIKKVRKYPNSSELATIQRVSRSIGGAVSNCAVGLAKMDHELPIEVIALVGKDEKGLFIQDQLATFSNINTKQVHATGVTPFTDVIQDLTDHSRTFFTYRGNSHLFNENTIDFKSLQANLLHIAYILLLDSLDQVDDEYGTKMAKVLKQAQEAGIKTSIDIVSESGNRYSQIVPPSLAYTNYCVVNELEAGKTVGIELRDQQGNLKINELRKVLVRLKELGVQDWVVIHTPEGSFGFDGLHVHSIPSLAIEQAHIQGTVGAGDAYVSGVLYGALKGMELPQAMELGTAAAASSLLAEDSTSGIKPIEQLMNMYQQYAKRETIEI encoded by the coding sequence GTGAGAGAAGGAATTGCCATTGCCGGAACGGTGGCAGTAGACGAAATTAAAAAAGTGAGGAAGTATCCAAACTCGTCAGAGCTAGCCACGATTCAACGTGTATCTAGATCCATTGGAGGTGCTGTTTCTAACTGTGCTGTTGGATTAGCTAAGATGGATCATGAGCTTCCTATAGAAGTCATTGCCCTTGTGGGTAAGGACGAAAAAGGCTTATTTATACAGGATCAGCTAGCTACATTTAGCAACATTAACACTAAACAGGTACATGCAACGGGTGTAACCCCTTTTACAGATGTGATTCAGGATTTAACAGATCATAGTAGAACGTTTTTTACGTACAGAGGGAATTCTCATTTGTTCAATGAAAACACGATCGATTTTAAGAGTTTACAGGCCAATCTATTACACATCGCTTACATCTTACTACTAGATTCGCTAGATCAAGTGGATGATGAGTACGGAACAAAGATGGCTAAGGTGTTAAAGCAAGCACAGGAGGCTGGAATCAAAACTTCTATTGATATTGTTAGTGAAAGTGGAAATCGATATAGTCAAATCGTTCCTCCAAGCTTAGCCTATACCAATTATTGTGTCGTTAATGAGCTTGAGGCGGGCAAAACAGTGGGGATAGAGCTTAGAGATCAACAGGGAAATTTAAAGATAAATGAACTTAGAAAGGTATTGGTGAGACTTAAGGAGCTTGGTGTGCAGGATTGGGTGGTCATTCATACACCTGAAGGTAGCTTTGGTTTTGATGGATTACATGTGCACAGTATTCCTTCCTTAGCCATTGAGCAGGCTCATATTCAAGGAACGGTTGGAGCAGGTGATGCTTATGTTTCAGGTGTTTTGTATGGTGCTCTCAAAGGGATGGAGCTTCCGCAAGCTATGGAACTAGGAACCGCTGCCGCTGCTTCTTCTTTACTCGCTGAGGATAGCACCTCAGGGATCAAACCAATTGAACAATTAATGAATATGTATCAGCAATACGCGAAAAGAGAAACGATAGAAATTTAA